In one Coccinella septempunctata chromosome 6, icCocSept1.1, whole genome shotgun sequence genomic region, the following are encoded:
- the LOC123314896 gene encoding modifier of mdg4-like isoform X15: MASEQFSLCWDNFHKNMSSGMNSLLENEDLVDVTLAVEGKYLKAHKMVLSVCSPYFKELFKTNPCKHPIVFMKDVSYVALSDLLQFMYQGEVQVSQENLTTFIKTAEALQIKGLTGDGSNATENDVDQEEKSVQHLLEDSKSEYKQSAPVPRPKKIAPQAVAPPPAKRQRSSTSSSEMAPSSIVTKTEPVTNAPTEFVQFKMEPYDQSQTISIQDDDEQFGEGLEENVGDETEDYSMMEGNEEEPQAGTSTEGTGEGQGVIYFTQGKKYPKLIINRYEFMLERKYADKTAWTCKYKEKKKCKARLLTYGRTVKLMNSIHSHPADFEGDVESLISTVVFFEEKEKTYFQL, translated from the exons ATGGCGTCGGAACAATTTTCACTGTGTTGGGATAATTTCCACAAAAACATGAGTTCTGGCATGAACTCCTTGTTGGAAAACGAAGATTTGGTAGATGTGACTCTAGCGGTTGAAGGAAAATATCTTAAAGCTCATAAGATGGTGCTTTCAGTGTGTAGTCCCTATTTTAAAGAACTTTTCAAGACTAATCCGTGTAAACATCCAATAGTGTTTATGAAGGATGTGTCGTATGTAGCGTTAAGTGATTTATTACAATTTATGTACCAAGGCGAAGTACAAGTTAGTCAAGAAAATTTAACTACCTTTATTAAGACTGCAGAGGCCTTACAAATTAAAGGACTCACTGGTGACGGAAGT AATGCAACAGAAAATGACGTCGACCAAGAAGAAAAATCTGTACAACATTTATTAGAAGACAGTAAATCAGAATATAAACAAAGTGCCCCTGTTCCACGACCAAAAAAGATAGCACCCCAAGCTGTAGCCCCACCACCTGCTAAAAGACAAAGGTCAAGCACTTCGTCCTCTGAAATGGCACCTAGTAGTATAGTAACAAAAACAGAACCTGTAACGAATGCGCCTactgaatttgtacaatttaaaATGGAACCATATGATCAATCACAAACAATAAGCATTCAGGACGATGATGAACAATTTGGAGAAGGACTGGAAGAAAATGTTGGAGATGAAACTGAGGACTATAGTATGATGGAAGGAAACGAAGAGGAACCACAAGCAGGCACAAGTACAGAAGGAACTGGAGAAGGACAAG GTGTTATCTACTTTACCCAAGGAAAAAAGTACCCTAAATTGATAATAAATAGGTATGAATTCATGTTAGAAAGGAAGTACGCTGATAAGACCGCTTGGACTTGTAaatataaagagaaaaaaaagtgtaAAGCCAGATTGCTCACCTACGGTAGGACGGTGAAACTCATGAATAGCATTCACTCGCATCCTGCAGATTTTGAAGGCGACGTTGAAAGCCTGATATCGACTGTCGTATTTTTCGAGGAAAAAGAGAAGACCTATTTTCAGTTGTAA
- the LOC123314896 gene encoding modifier of mdg4-like isoform X43, protein MASEQFSLCWDNFHKNMSSGMNSLLENEDLVDVTLAVEGKYLKAHKMVLSVCSPYFKELFKTNPCKHPIVFMKDVSYVALSDLLQFMYQGEVQVSQENLTTFIKTAEALQIKGLTGDGSNATENDVDQEEKSVQHLLEDSKSEYKQSAPVPRPKKIAPQAVAPPPAKRQRSSTSSSEMAPSSIVTKTEPVTNAPTEFVQFKMEPYDQSQTISIQDDDEQFGEGLEENVGDETEDYSMMEGNEEEPQAGTSTEGTGEGQGTSYFIKTPRGLQLCYQKEIYFCDKKYGDAGFWGCSHYRRFGCRARIKTIGNKVVFLKNRHNHTTISYLDSDVKQCDE, encoded by the exons ATGGCGTCGGAACAATTTTCACTGTGTTGGGATAATTTCCACAAAAACATGAGTTCTGGCATGAACTCCTTGTTGGAAAACGAAGATTTGGTAGATGTGACTCTAGCGGTTGAAGGAAAATATCTTAAAGCTCATAAGATGGTGCTTTCAGTGTGTAGTCCCTATTTTAAAGAACTTTTCAAGACTAATCCGTGTAAACATCCAATAGTGTTTATGAAGGATGTGTCGTATGTAGCGTTAAGTGATTTATTACAATTTATGTACCAAGGCGAAGTACAAGTTAGTCAAGAAAATTTAACTACCTTTATTAAGACTGCAGAGGCCTTACAAATTAAAGGACTCACTGGTGACGGAAGT AATGCAACAGAAAATGACGTCGACCAAGAAGAAAAATCTGTACAACATTTATTAGAAGACAGTAAATCAGAATATAAACAAAGTGCCCCTGTTCCACGACCAAAAAAGATAGCACCCCAAGCTGTAGCCCCACCACCTGCTAAAAGACAAAGGTCAAGCACTTCGTCCTCTGAAATGGCACCTAGTAGTATAGTAACAAAAACAGAACCTGTAACGAATGCGCCTactgaatttgtacaatttaaaATGGAACCATATGATCAATCACAAACAATAAGCATTCAGGACGATGATGAACAATTTGGAGAAGGACTGGAAGAAAATGTTGGAGATGAAACTGAGGACTATAGTATGATGGAAGGAAACGAAGAGGAACCACAAGCAGGCACAAGTACAGAAGGAACTGGAGAAGGACAAG GCACTTCCTACTTTATAAAAACACCGAGGGGATTACAGTTGTGTTACCAGAAGGAAATCTATTTTTGTGATAAAAAGTATGGAGACGCTGGTTTTTGGGGGTGTTCTCACTACAGAAGATTCGGCTGTAGGGCTAGAATCAAAACGATTGGTAACAAggttgtttttcttaaaaatagACACAACCATACGACAATCAGTTATTTGGACTCTGATGTAAAGCAATGTGATGAGTAG
- the LOC123314896 gene encoding modifier of mdg4-like isoform X22 — MASEQFSLCWDNFHKNMSSGMNSLLENEDLVDVTLAVEGKYLKAHKMVLSVCSPYFKELFKTNPCKHPIVFMKDVSYVALSDLLQFMYQGEVQVSQENLTTFIKTAEALQIKGLTGDGSNATENDVDQEEKSVQHLLEDSKSEYKQSAPVPRPKKIAPQAVAPPPAKRQRSSTSSSEMAPSSIVTKTEPVTNAPTEFVQFKMEPYDQSQTISIQDDDEQFGEGLEENVGDETEDYSMMEGNEEEPQAGTSTEGTGEGQGTVYFSQAKKYPVMIFRDNEFIMEHKLVNKTTWRCKFQRKSKCKARLLTYGKTLKIMNDEHTHEGNCTEDLSTLVSTVVNIVTKKSFKI; from the exons ATGGCGTCGGAACAATTTTCACTGTGTTGGGATAATTTCCACAAAAACATGAGTTCTGGCATGAACTCCTTGTTGGAAAACGAAGATTTGGTAGATGTGACTCTAGCGGTTGAAGGAAAATATCTTAAAGCTCATAAGATGGTGCTTTCAGTGTGTAGTCCCTATTTTAAAGAACTTTTCAAGACTAATCCGTGTAAACATCCAATAGTGTTTATGAAGGATGTGTCGTATGTAGCGTTAAGTGATTTATTACAATTTATGTACCAAGGCGAAGTACAAGTTAGTCAAGAAAATTTAACTACCTTTATTAAGACTGCAGAGGCCTTACAAATTAAAGGACTCACTGGTGACGGAAGT AATGCAACAGAAAATGACGTCGACCAAGAAGAAAAATCTGTACAACATTTATTAGAAGACAGTAAATCAGAATATAAACAAAGTGCCCCTGTTCCACGACCAAAAAAGATAGCACCCCAAGCTGTAGCCCCACCACCTGCTAAAAGACAAAGGTCAAGCACTTCGTCCTCTGAAATGGCACCTAGTAGTATAGTAACAAAAACAGAACCTGTAACGAATGCGCCTactgaatttgtacaatttaaaATGGAACCATATGATCAATCACAAACAATAAGCATTCAGGACGATGATGAACAATTTGGAGAAGGACTGGAAGAAAATGTTGGAGATGAAACTGAGGACTATAGTATGATGGAAGGAAACGAAGAGGAACCACAAGCAGGCACAAGTACAGAAGGAACTGGAGAAGGACAAG GTACTGTGTATTTTTCGCAAGCGAAAAAGTACCCCGTCATGATTTTTCGTGATAACGAATTCATTATGGAGCATAAGTTAGTCAACAAGACAACCTGGCGCTGCAAGTTTCAGAGAAAGAGTAAATGCAAGGCAAGATTGTTGACTTACGGCAAaactttgaaaattatgaacGACGAACATACTCACGAAGGAAATTGCACCGAAGATTTGAGCACTTTGGTATCTACTGTTGTCAATATAGTGAccaaaaaaagttttaaaatttga
- the LOC123314896 gene encoding modifier of mdg4-like isoform X10, with protein MASEQFSLCWDNFHKNMSSGMNSLLENEDLVDVTLAVEGKYLKAHKMVLSVCSPYFKELFKTNPCKHPIVFMKDVSYVALSDLLQFMYQGEVQVSQENLTTFIKTAEALQIKGLTGDGSNATENDVDQEEKSVQHLLEDSKSEYKQSAPVPRPKKIAPQAVAPPPAKRQRSSTSSSEMAPSSIVTKTEPVTNAPTEFVQFKMEPYDQSQTISIQDDDEQFGEGLEENVGDETEDYSMMEGNEEEPQAGTSTEGTGEGQGALYFYPGKKYPIMVYDGYEYKKRTTVNYTHKNFWRCTKQNEMCRARLATFGKCLQVLNGVHCHERTYKGNLNDLKSVIVSIVLCIFRKRKSTPS; from the exons ATGGCGTCGGAACAATTTTCACTGTGTTGGGATAATTTCCACAAAAACATGAGTTCTGGCATGAACTCCTTGTTGGAAAACGAAGATTTGGTAGATGTGACTCTAGCGGTTGAAGGAAAATATCTTAAAGCTCATAAGATGGTGCTTTCAGTGTGTAGTCCCTATTTTAAAGAACTTTTCAAGACTAATCCGTGTAAACATCCAATAGTGTTTATGAAGGATGTGTCGTATGTAGCGTTAAGTGATTTATTACAATTTATGTACCAAGGCGAAGTACAAGTTAGTCAAGAAAATTTAACTACCTTTATTAAGACTGCAGAGGCCTTACAAATTAAAGGACTCACTGGTGACGGAAGT AATGCAACAGAAAATGACGTCGACCAAGAAGAAAAATCTGTACAACATTTATTAGAAGACAGTAAATCAGAATATAAACAAAGTGCCCCTGTTCCACGACCAAAAAAGATAGCACCCCAAGCTGTAGCCCCACCACCTGCTAAAAGACAAAGGTCAAGCACTTCGTCCTCTGAAATGGCACCTAGTAGTATAGTAACAAAAACAGAACCTGTAACGAATGCGCCTactgaatttgtacaatttaaaATGGAACCATATGATCAATCACAAACAATAAGCATTCAGGACGATGATGAACAATTTGGAGAAGGACTGGAAGAAAATGTTGGAGATGAAACTGAGGACTATAGTATGATGGAAGGAAACGAAGAGGAACCACAAGCAGGCACAAGTACAGAAGGAACTGGAGAAGGACAAG GAGCTCTGTATTTTTATCCTGGAAAGAAATATCCGATAATGGTCTACGATGGCTATGAGTATAAGAAACGTACGACAGTGAATTATACGCATAAGAATTTCTGGAGGTGTACGAAACAAAACGAAATGTGTAGAGCAAGATtggcaacttttggaaaatgtttGCAAGTGCTGAATGGTGTCCATTGTCACGAACGGACTTATAAGGGAAACTTGAATGATTTGAAATCTGTGATTGTTAGCATT GTACTGTGTATTTTTCGCAAGCGAAAAAGTACCCCGTCATGA
- the LOC123314896 gene encoding modifier of mdg4-like isoform X14 has product MASEQFSLCWDNFHKNMSSGMNSLLENEDLVDVTLAVEGKYLKAHKMVLSVCSPYFKELFKTNPCKHPIVFMKDVSYVALSDLLQFMYQGEVQVSQENLTTFIKTAEALQIKGLTGDGSNATENDVDQEEKSVQHLLEDSKSEYKQSAPVPRPKKIAPQAVAPPPAKRQRSSTSSSEMAPSSIVTKTEPVTNAPTEFVQFKMEPYDQSQTISIQDDDEQFGEGLEENVGDETEDYSMMEGNEEEPQAGTSTEGTGEGQGALYFYPGKKYPIMVYDGYKFKKHRSSKRTDTAMNFWRCSKESEMCKARLATFGKSMQVLNGFHTHPRTYRGDSSKSKAVIVNIIHGTSKIDC; this is encoded by the exons ATGGCGTCGGAACAATTTTCACTGTGTTGGGATAATTTCCACAAAAACATGAGTTCTGGCATGAACTCCTTGTTGGAAAACGAAGATTTGGTAGATGTGACTCTAGCGGTTGAAGGAAAATATCTTAAAGCTCATAAGATGGTGCTTTCAGTGTGTAGTCCCTATTTTAAAGAACTTTTCAAGACTAATCCGTGTAAACATCCAATAGTGTTTATGAAGGATGTGTCGTATGTAGCGTTAAGTGATTTATTACAATTTATGTACCAAGGCGAAGTACAAGTTAGTCAAGAAAATTTAACTACCTTTATTAAGACTGCAGAGGCCTTACAAATTAAAGGACTCACTGGTGACGGAAGT AATGCAACAGAAAATGACGTCGACCAAGAAGAAAAATCTGTACAACATTTATTAGAAGACAGTAAATCAGAATATAAACAAAGTGCCCCTGTTCCACGACCAAAAAAGATAGCACCCCAAGCTGTAGCCCCACCACCTGCTAAAAGACAAAGGTCAAGCACTTCGTCCTCTGAAATGGCACCTAGTAGTATAGTAACAAAAACAGAACCTGTAACGAATGCGCCTactgaatttgtacaatttaaaATGGAACCATATGATCAATCACAAACAATAAGCATTCAGGACGATGATGAACAATTTGGAGAAGGACTGGAAGAAAATGTTGGAGATGAAACTGAGGACTATAGTATGATGGAAGGAAACGAAGAGGAACCACAAGCAGGCACAAGTACAGAAGGAACTGGAGAAGGACAAG GAGCTCTATATTTTTATCCCGGAAAGAAATATCCAATAATGGTCTACGATGGTTACAAGTTCAAGAAACACCGCAGTTCCAAACGAACCGACACTGCTATGAACTTTTGGAGATGTTCGAAGGAAAGCGAAATGTGCAAGGCGAGGTTGGCAACGTTTGGCAAAAGTATGCAAGTACTGAACGGCTTTCATACACACCCTCGCACCTACAGAGGAGACTCTAGCAAATCGAAAGCTGTGATTGTTAACATTATACATGGAACAAGTAAAATTGATTGTTAA
- the LOC123314896 gene encoding modifier of mdg4-like isoform X37: MASEQFSLCWDNFHKNMSSGMNSLLENEDLVDVTLAVEGKYLKAHKMVLSVCSPYFKELFKTNPCKHPIVFMKDVSYVALSDLLQFMYQGEVQVSQENLTTFIKTAEALQIKGLTGDGSNATENDVDQEEKSVQHLLEDSKSEYKQSAPVPRPKKIAPQAVAPPPAKRQRSSTSSSEMAPSSIVTKTEPVTNAPTEFVQFKMEPYDQSQTISIQDDDEQFGEGLEENVGDETEDYSMMEGNEEEPQAGTSTEGTGEGQAHLYFYAGKKHPIMVYDGYEFNRHRSMKYADRNFWRCKKENEMCRARLSTFGRCLRILNGTHSHPPTYKGNLNILKSVTVNITR, from the exons ATGGCGTCGGAACAATTTTCACTGTGTTGGGATAATTTCCACAAAAACATGAGTTCTGGCATGAACTCCTTGTTGGAAAACGAAGATTTGGTAGATGTGACTCTAGCGGTTGAAGGAAAATATCTTAAAGCTCATAAGATGGTGCTTTCAGTGTGTAGTCCCTATTTTAAAGAACTTTTCAAGACTAATCCGTGTAAACATCCAATAGTGTTTATGAAGGATGTGTCGTATGTAGCGTTAAGTGATTTATTACAATTTATGTACCAAGGCGAAGTACAAGTTAGTCAAGAAAATTTAACTACCTTTATTAAGACTGCAGAGGCCTTACAAATTAAAGGACTCACTGGTGACGGAAGT AATGCAACAGAAAATGACGTCGACCAAGAAGAAAAATCTGTACAACATTTATTAGAAGACAGTAAATCAGAATATAAACAAAGTGCCCCTGTTCCACGACCAAAAAAGATAGCACCCCAAGCTGTAGCCCCACCACCTGCTAAAAGACAAAGGTCAAGCACTTCGTCCTCTGAAATGGCACCTAGTAGTATAGTAACAAAAACAGAACCTGTAACGAATGCGCCTactgaatttgtacaatttaaaATGGAACCATATGATCAATCACAAACAATAAGCATTCAGGACGATGATGAACAATTTGGAGAAGGACTGGAAGAAAATGTTGGAGATGAAACTGAGGACTATAGTATGATGGAAGGAAACGAAGAGGAACCACAAGCAGGCACAAGTACAGAAGGAACTGGAGAAGGACAAG CACATCTGTATTTTTATGCTGGAAAAAAACATCCGATAATGGTCTACGACGGTTATGAGTTCAACAGACATAGGAGTATGAAATATGCCGATAGAAACTTCTGGAGGTGTAAAAAAGAAAACGAAATGTGTAGAGCACGATTGTCCACTTTTGGAAGATGTTTGAGGATATTGAATGGCACTCATTCCCACCCACCTACTTACAAGGGAAATTTGAACATATTGAAATCTGTGACTGTTAATATTACCCGATAG
- the LOC123314896 gene encoding modifier of mdg4-like isoform X1, with translation MASEQFSLCWDNFHKNMSSGMNSLLENEDLVDVTLAVEGKYLKAHKMVLSVCSPYFKELFKTNPCKHPIVFMKDVSYVALSDLLQFMYQGEVQVSQENLTTFIKTAEALQIKGLTGDGSNATENDVDQEEKSVQHLLEDSKSEYKQSAPVPRPKKIAPQAVAPPPAKRQRSSTSSSEMAPSSIVTKTEPVTNAPTEFVQFKMEPYDQSQTISIQDDDEQFGEGLEENVGDETEDYSMMEGNEEEPQAGTSTEGTGEGQDSKNETFGTLEQFKRRKPNMPRYIVDGFVFHVNITKGNPPMIYLRCLEYKRLGCHARAVLPHDGSIDDIKINKPHNHPPDYSAEEKIVFMRELKEVMLKNPSVPSRTVYATLSEMYPNAARETPFDHIRHKMNRWRRQTDEH, from the exons ATGGCGTCGGAACAATTTTCACTGTGTTGGGATAATTTCCACAAAAACATGAGTTCTGGCATGAACTCCTTGTTGGAAAACGAAGATTTGGTAGATGTGACTCTAGCGGTTGAAGGAAAATATCTTAAAGCTCATAAGATGGTGCTTTCAGTGTGTAGTCCCTATTTTAAAGAACTTTTCAAGACTAATCCGTGTAAACATCCAATAGTGTTTATGAAGGATGTGTCGTATGTAGCGTTAAGTGATTTATTACAATTTATGTACCAAGGCGAAGTACAAGTTAGTCAAGAAAATTTAACTACCTTTATTAAGACTGCAGAGGCCTTACAAATTAAAGGACTCACTGGTGACGGAAGT AATGCAACAGAAAATGACGTCGACCAAGAAGAAAAATCTGTACAACATTTATTAGAAGACAGTAAATCAGAATATAAACAAAGTGCCCCTGTTCCACGACCAAAAAAGATAGCACCCCAAGCTGTAGCCCCACCACCTGCTAAAAGACAAAGGTCAAGCACTTCGTCCTCTGAAATGGCACCTAGTAGTATAGTAACAAAAACAGAACCTGTAACGAATGCGCCTactgaatttgtacaatttaaaATGGAACCATATGATCAATCACAAACAATAAGCATTCAGGACGATGATGAACAATTTGGAGAAGGACTGGAAGAAAATGTTGGAGATGAAACTGAGGACTATAGTATGATGGAAGGAAACGAAGAGGAACCACAAGCAGGCACAAGTACAGAAGGAACTGGAGAAGGACAAG ATTCGAAAAATGAAACATTTGGAACATTGGAACAATTCAAAAGGAGAAAACCGAATATGCCTCGATACATTGTGGATGGATTTGTTTTTCATGTTAATATTACCAAAGGAAATCCTCCTATGAT ATATCTCAGATGTTTAGAGTACAAAAGACTAGGTTGTCACGCTCGTGCGGTACTGCCACATGACGGATCGATAGACGACATCAAAATCAATAAACCGCACAACCATCCTCCTGATTATTCGGCAGAGGAGAAGATCGTCTTCATGAGGGAGCTGAAGGAGGTCATGCTGAAGAATCCATCTGTCCCTTCAAGGACTGTATACGCTACCCTAAGCGAGAT GTATCCTAACGCGGCTAGAGAGACTCCTTTCGACCACATCAGGCATAAGATGAACCGATGGAGAAGACAAACAGATGAACATTGA